The following are encoded in a window of Urocitellus parryii isolate mUroPar1 chromosome 7, mUroPar1.hap1, whole genome shotgun sequence genomic DNA:
- the Krt26 gene encoding keratin, type I cytoskeletal 26, whose amino-acid sequence MSFRLSSGSRRSCSRAGSVRLSRGEASFVADNVCVGSSGAGSSFSGTLGGVSPGGSFCNGGGGSGSHVSTGFLGNECSLLSGNEKVTMQNLNDRLASYLDHVHALEQANADLEQKIESWYEKYGPGCCRGLDHDCSRYLSVIEDLKKQIVSVTTSNASIIIQNDNARLTADDFRLKYENELALHQSVEADTNGLRRVLEELALGTTDLEIQCETLGEELTYLQKTHEEEMGVLRHASGGNVNVEVNAAPGVDLTDMLNNMRAEYEELTEQNRKDIEAWFNEKSASLQQQISDDAGATTAARNELTELKRNLQTLEIELQSLTAMKHSYECSLAETEGNYCVQLQQIQDQIGAMEEQLQQIRTETEGQKLEHERLLDLKVFLEKEIETYCNLLDGEERRSTPTCYKAKGCRPGNQIKDSKEKVFVKTVVEELDQLGNLVSLRVHSIEEKSSKISNITMEQRVPSKAS is encoded by the exons ATGTCTTTCCGATTGTCTAGCGGATCCAGGCGGTCCTGCTCGCGAGCTGGTTCTGTCAGGCTGTCCCGTGGAGAGGCGAGCTTTGTGGCTGACAATGTGTGTGTTGGGTCCTCGGGAGCAGGAAGCAGCTTTTCTGGTACGCTTGGGGGCGTTTCTCCTGGAGGAAGCTTCTGCAACGGTGGTGGAGGGTCTGGAAGCCACGTTAGCACTGGTTTTCTTGGAAATGAGTGCAGCCTTCTCTCTGGGAACGAGAAGGTGACCATGCAGAACCTCAACGACCGCCTGGCCTCTTACCTGGACCACGTGCACGCTCTGGAGCAAGCGAACGCAGACCTAGAGCAGAAGATCGAGAGCTGGTATGAGAAGTATGGGCCTGGCTGTTGTCGGGGACTTGATCATGACTGCAGCAGATATCTGTCAGTCATTGAAGACCTCAAAAAGCAG ATTGTTTCTGTGACCACAAGTAATGCCAgcatcattatacaaaatgacaATGCCAGGCTGACTGCTGATGACTTCAGACTGAA GTATGAAAACGAGCTTGCCCTGCACCAGAGTGTTGAGGCGGACACCAACGGTCTCCGCAGAGTGTTGGAGGAGCTGGCCCTGGGCACAACAGACCTGGAGATtcagtgtgagaccctgggtgaGGAACTGACATACCTCCAAAAAACTCATGAGGAG GAAATGGGAGTCCTGCGACATGCATCAGGAGGCAACGTGAATGTGGAGGTCAACGCAGCCCCAGGAGTGGACCTAACTGATATGCTGAACAACATGAGGGCTGAGTATGAGGAACTGACTGAACAGAACCGTAAAGACATCGAGGCCTGGTTTAATGAGAAG AGTGCATCATTGCAACAGCAGATTTCAGATGATGCAGGAGcaaccacagcagccagaaatGAGCTGACAGAACTGAAGCGCAACCTACAAACCCTGGAAATAGAACTTCAGTCCCTTACGGCTATG AAACATTCCTACGAATGCTCCCTGGCCGAGACCGAAGGAAACTACTGCGTTCAGCTCCAGCAGATCCAGGATCAGATCGGGGCCATGGAGGAGCAGCTACAGCAGATTCGAACGGAAACGGAAGGCCAGAAGCTGGAGCATGAACGGCTTCTCGATCTCAAAGTATTCttggagaaagaaattgagaCATATTGCAACTTACTAGATGGAGAAGAAAG AAGGAGCACACCCACGTGTTACAAAGCAAAAGGGTGCAGACCTGGGAATCAAATCAAAG actcaaaagaaaaagtgtttgtcAAAACGGTGGTTGAAGAACTCGATCAACTTGGCAATCTGGTTTCACTGAGAGTCCACTCCATAGAAGAAAAATCTTCTAAGATAAGCAACATTACAATGGAGCAACGAGTACCTTCTAAAGCatcataa